In Pseudonocardia sp. DSM 110487, the sequence GCGAACGTCCTATGAATGGCGTCCAGCTGCCAGCAGTTGCAGGTGGTGCACCAGCCGGGCCCGGGGATCGTCCAGCCGGAGTCCGGCGATCGCCGTGGCCCGCCGGACCCGGTAGCGCAGCGTGTTGGGGTGCACGGTGAGTCGTTCCGCCGCCGCACGCACGTCGCCCATCGCGTCGAGCCACGCCACCACCGAGCCGACGAGGTCGGTCCGGTGCTCTCGGTCGTAGGCCACGAGCCGGGCGACGCCGGGGTCGCGCAGGTCGGGGTTCGCCGCCAGCAATCCGAGGGTCTGGGTGAGCAGCACCTCGGCGCGGATCTCGCCGAACACCGCCACGTCCTGGGCCTCGCCCATGGCGTCGAGCACCCGGTCGGCCTCACGCCGGGAGCTCGGGACGCCGGCGAGCCGCGCCGCGGGCGACCCGATTCCCGCCTGGACCCGGATGTCGCTGCGACGCCGTGCGGCCGCCACGACCTCGGTGCACAGGGCCAGCGCCCCGTCGGTCCCGCGTACCTCCGGCAGGACCGCGTACACGCGCCCCCCGACCGCCGCGCAGAGTGCGGCCCGCCGGTGCGCCGCGGCGTGCACGGAGACCACCTCGAGGAGCTCGGCGACGACCAGTTCCTGGGAGGCGGCGTCGCCATCGCGCATGGCGAACGCGACGACCAGCGCGCCCGCGTCCTCGTTCAACCCGAACGTGCCGGCCACCAGGTCCGGGCTCGCCCGCTCGTCGAGCAGCCCAGCGACCAGGTCCCGCTCCCACCGCCCGCCGGGCGCCTGCTGGCTGCGCCTGCGCACGAGGTGGCCCGCTGCCACCCGGGCGGCGCCGACCAGCACCTCGGCGGCGCGCTCGGCGAACGGCTCCGCACCCTCCTGCACCCAGATCGTGCCGAGCTGGCGGTGACCGGCATGGATCCCGATCGCGAGCCTGCGTCGGATGCCCAGCTCGGCGTGCTCGTCGACGCGCACGACATCTTCGCCGTCCCGCAGCCGGTTGAAGACGCCCCACTCGCGCAGCATCCGCAGGTAGTCCGCGGGGCCTTGGCGGCCGAGGATGGAGAGCCTGCGCAGCTCGTCGACCTGCGCCGCGTCGGCATCGGAGCGGGAGTAGGCGAGCACCCGGCTCGCGGTGTCCTCGATGCTGACGACACCGCGGGTGAGCAGGGCGACCGTCTGGGCGAGCGAGTACAGGTCCCCGGAACCGTCGTCCCCTGCGGCGCCGCCCTCGTGAAGGACGTCGCGCGCGAGCGACTCGAGGCGCTCCCAGCGCACGTCCGGGCGCACGAGCAGGAGCGCGGCGCCCGCGTCGGTGGCGGCGGCCCGCAGCACGTCCGCCGGGCCGCCCGCCTTCACCGCCACGGCAGCCGCTCCCCGCCGGGCCGCGGCGCGCAGCGCGGCCGTCGCGGCCCGCCCCCGTACCCCGATGACCAGCACCAGCTGTCCGGGGTAGCTGTCCGGTTCGTCGTCGGGGTCGACGATCGCGAGCCCGGTGAGCAGGACGTCCAGGCCAGACGGCGCGGCGGCCACCTCCACCAGCGGCTCGCCGATGGCGGCGAGGAGCCGGCGGAGCGTGGTGTCCATGCCCGGCCTCCTCGCGGCGCTCGTCGGATCGGACGAGGGGAGTGGGCGCACTTTAGCCGGTCGGACCGTCAGCTGAGGTGGTCGAACTCTCCGTGTCGGGCGCCCTCAAGGAACGCAGCTATCTCCGCCCGGGTAAAACGCAGGTGCACCGCCGGGTCTTTGCTGTCGCGGAGGCGGATCACGTCGCCGTCGGCGGCAAGCTCTACACACTCGCCTATGCCGTAGCTCCGGCTCGCCTTGATCCACACGAGATTCCCGGGAGTGCCCTCTTCCACGTGTTCGCCTTCGATCAGGGCCGTAGCCCGACCGGAGCAGCAGAGTGGCAAACGGGCGAGCTGCCGGCGCGGGGGAGCGTGCGAGCTGCGCGAAAGTACCAGTGACTGCGGTCGCTGTGCAATCTTGTTGCCCCGTTCGGGCTAGTACGCCCATGGGCGTTCACTGGCCGCGATCGAGGCGGGCGATCGTGGCCGTAAGCAGGTCGCGCGTCTCGGAAGGCGTCAGCGCAACTGCGGAGAGGATGCGGAATGCGCGCGCGTAATGTCCGAGGTCCTCGGGCTTTTCGAAGTTGCGGAACCCGGACAATCCCTCCACATGGACGAGTTCTGGAGTGTGGTCCTCGCTCGTGCTGACGATGACGAACCGGCTGTCCACGCCGGGATGCGCACCGGCCTGGAAGGGGATTACCTGGATGGTGACGCGCGGGCGCTCGCCTGCGTGTTGCAGGACTTCGAGTTGTTCACGAAAGGCGGCAACACCGCCCGTCACTCGGTGGAGCACGGACTCGTCCAGAAGGGTGTGCACCCACGGCGGATCGGCCCTGTTGAGGACGTCCTGTCGCCGGAGCCGTTGCTCGGTCGCCGTGTTCCGAACGCCGGTATCAGCTTCGAACTGGGTACTCGCCATCGCCGCCTCGACATAGGCCCTCGTCTGGAACAAGCCAGGAATGATCGATCCGTAGGACGCGATGGACGTGGCGGCCTGCTCGACTCCGATGTACTCGCGAATCGGGCGAGGAATGAGCTTGTCGTCCCACCATGAGCCTTCGCGGCCCAGCGAGGCAAGTTGCCTCACCCGAGCCCGGGTCGCGAGGGGGACCTTGTAGACGTCGCAGAGACGCTGCGCGTTGGCGTCGCCCAGACCGCGCTGACCGCGTTCGACCCGGGAGAGGAAGCTCGCGCTGATCCCGGTCGCGCTACAGACCTCCTCGAGGGGGAGTCCATGCCCAGCGCGGAGCTCCCGCAGGAGCTTCGCGAGCTCTCGCCGGCTGGTGACCGGCGTTGGGCCTGCCGTCATGAGCCGCTTCGGCCGTTCGGACGGATCCGCTGCACGGCTCGTGACGGTAGCAGCTTCACCACTTGCGGTGAGGCAACTTGCCCCGCACTATTCAGTGTGTCGCCACGTCGATCGCGGGTGTCATCCGCGCGATCCTGCGGCGCCGGCCAGGGCAGGGGGTGGTCGTCAGGACACTATCTCCGCGAGACCGCGTGCCCGTTCTGTCGGGCGCGACGAAGCCTGGAAAGAGAGAAGCGCCGCATCCGGTGGTTGAGACCGGTGCAGCGCTTCCTCCGTGGGCGTCGAGGTGAGCGGCGAGCCCGCCTCGAACGCTTCTCTGGATGTCGCCCGGTGCGCCAACACCGCGCGACGTCTGTTCCTCGCTCGCCGTCCAGATGCACAGGCAAGAGGTGGAACGACATGGAGCCTACTAGCGCCTCATGCAATTGCAACAGTGGAGAGCTCGTCGAGCGACAGACGGTCGACAGGCCTGTCACCACGGCTGATGTCCGGCGCTTCTTTCCGCCGCTGCGGCGACGTCCGCTGCTGGTGGTCGTGGTCGCTCGGTGGTGGTACGAGCTGGCGATCGTGGCACTGCTCGGCGCCGCGTCATGGTCGGCGGTCGGGCTGCTGGGCGGCCCAGGGGCTGTCGCGCTCGGGCTCGGTGCAGGCGCGACGGCCGCGGTCGCTGCGGCGAAGCTCGAACCGGTCCGGGACGCGCTGTTCGTGGCAGCCCAGCGGGCGATCGTGCCGCACCGGCTGCGGCTGGGACTCGTGCGCGGCGGGGTGATCACACGGGACGGCCGGCTTCCCGCGATCGTCCGGACGCGGTGCCGGGTCGACCAGGCCCGGTTCTGGGTCCGGCTGCCGTCCGGGCTCCTCGTCGAGGATCTCGCCGCGGCAGTGCGGGTGCTCGCTGGCAGCTGTGGTGCCACCGATGTGGTCGTGTTCCGCGACGGGCCGAGGCAGGACCGCGCGATCGTCGTAGTGGCGCGACCGCGGTGGGGCTGGCCCGGCCGCTAGCTGTCGAACCGGACCAGGGTGCTGCGGAAACGTTGTCCGCTCGGACAAGCATGCGGGCGTCCTCGCGACTTACGGTCCTCGGCATGCTCCGCAGCACCCTGCTGGCGGCGGCCCGGTCGGGCGCCGTGCGCGCGGCCGTTGAGGCCGGGCCGTTCGATCCGCTGGTCGATCGCTTCATCGCCGGCACGACGGTCGACGCGGCGATCGTCGTGTCGCGCGCGATCGCGGCCGACCGGCTCGTCACGATCGACCATCTCGGCGAGGACACCACGGACCGCGTGCGGGCCGACGCGAACGTCTCCGCCTACCGGACGCTCCTGCGGCGGCTCGGGGACGAGGGGCTCGCCGACCGCGTCGAGGTGTCGGTCAAGCTCTCGGCTTTCGGGCAGCGGCTGCCGAAGGACGGCGAGAAGATCGCGCTGGAGTCGGCGCGGCAGGTGTGCGAGGCGGCGGCCGCCGTGGGCACCACCGTCACCGTCGACATGGAGGACCACACCACCACCGACGCGACGCTGACCACCGTGGGCGACCTGCGCCTGGACTTCCCGTGGGTGGGGGCGGTGCTGCAGTCGCACCTGCGCCGCACCGAGGGCGACTGCCGGGATCTGGCCGGGCCCGGCTCGCGCGTGCGACTGTGCAAGGGCGCCTACGACGAGCCGGAGTCGGTGGCGTACCGGAGCACCGCGGAGGTCGACCTGTCGTACGTCCGGTGCCTCAAGATCCTGATGGCCGGGCAGGGCCTGCCGATGGTGGCGACGCACGACCCGCGCCTGGTCGCGATCGCCCGCCACCTCGCGCAGCGGTGCGGGCGCTCGGTCGGCGACTACGAGCTGCAGATGCTCTACGGCGTGCGCCCGCACGCGCAGACCGACCTGGCGGCGCGCGGGCTGCGGGTGCGCGTCTACCTGCCCTACGGCACGGAATGGTTCGGCTATTTCATGCGCCGGCTCGCGGAGCGGCCGGCGAACTTGGCGTTCTTCGCACGGTCACTGCTGACCCGAGGCTGAGGAGGAGACATTGTCCCTACCGATGAACGCGTTGCTGCGGCGAAAGCCGATCGAACAGATTGACGAGGAGCCCAGCGGCCTGCAACGGACGCTCGGGCTGTGGCAGCTCACGGCGATCGGGATCGGCGGAATCATCGGGGCGGGGATCTTCTCGCTCGCCGGCGTCGTCGCCAACGAGAAGGCCGGCCCTGCCGTCGTCATCTCCTTCCTCGTCGCCGGTATCGCGAGCGCGGCGGCGGCGTTCTCCTACGCCGAGTTCGCCGGGCTGATACCGAGGGCAGGCTCGGCCTACACCTATGGCTACGTCGTGCTCGGGGAGTTCGCCGCCTGGTTCATCGGATGGGACCTGCTGCTGGAGTACACCGCGATCGTCTCCGTCGTCGCGATCGGGATCTCCGGCTACTTGGGCGAGCTGCTGAGCTATCTCGGCGTGTCGTTGCCTGCCTGGATGCTGGGTGCGCCGGGGACGGAGCCGGAAGGCGTCGCGCCCGGAACCTACTCCGTGGACCTGTTCGCTGCGCTGCTCTGTCTGCTGATCGCGTTCGTGCTGACCCGCGGGATGCGTAGCGCCGCGCGCTTCGAGACGTTCCTCGTCTACCTCAAGGTGGCCGTCGTACTGCTGGTCATCGGCGTCGGTGTCTTCCACATCAACACGGAGAACTACGACCCGTTCGCTCCGTTCGGGCTGACGGGTGCATTCGCCGGCGCTGCCGTCGTCTTCTTCGCGGTGTTCGGCTATGACGCGATGAGCACGGCGGCGGAGGAGTCGAAGGACTCGCAGAAGCACATGCCAAAGGCGATCATCTACTCGCTGGCGATCTCGATGGTGCTCTACGTGCT encodes:
- a CDS encoding CdaR family transcriptional regulator; this translates as MDTTLRRLLAAIGEPLVEVAAAPSGLDVLLTGLAIVDPDDEPDSYPGQLVLVIGVRGRAATAALRAAARRGAAAVAVKAGGPADVLRAAATDAGAALLLVRPDVRWERLESLARDVLHEGGAAGDDGSGDLYSLAQTVALLTRGVVSIEDTASRVLAYSRSDADAAQVDELRRLSILGRQGPADYLRMLREWGVFNRLRDGEDVVRVDEHAELGIRRRLAIGIHAGHRQLGTIWVQEGAEPFAERAAEVLVGAARVAAGHLVRRRSQQAPGGRWERDLVAGLLDERASPDLVAGTFGLNEDAGALVVAFAMRDGDAASQELVVAELLEVVSVHAAAHRRAALCAAVGGRVYAVLPEVRGTDGALALCTEVVAAARRRSDIRVQAGIGSPAARLAGVPSSRREADRVLDAMGEAQDVAVFGEIRAEVLLTQTLGLLAANPDLRDPGVARLVAYDREHRTDLVGSVVAWLDAMGDVRAAAERLTVHPNTLRYRVRRATAIAGLRLDDPRARLVHHLQLLAAGRHS
- a CDS encoding DUF397 domain-containing protein; the protein is MEEGTPGNLVWIKASRSYGIGECVELAADGDVIRLRDSKDPAVHLRFTRAEIAAFLEGARHGEFDHLS
- a CDS encoding helix-turn-helix transcriptional regulator; protein product: MTAGPTPVTSRRELAKLLRELRAGHGLPLEEVCSATGISASFLSRVERGQRGLGDANAQRLCDVYKVPLATRARVRQLASLGREGSWWDDKLIPRPIREYIGVEQAATSIASYGSIIPGLFQTRAYVEAAMASTQFEADTGVRNTATEQRLRRQDVLNRADPPWVHTLLDESVLHRVTGGVAAFREQLEVLQHAGERPRVTIQVIPFQAGAHPGVDSRFVIVSTSEDHTPELVHVEGLSGFRNFEKPEDLGHYARAFRILSAVALTPSETRDLLTATIARLDRGQ
- a CDS encoding proline dehydrogenase family protein, which translates into the protein MLRSTLLAAARSGAVRAAVEAGPFDPLVDRFIAGTTVDAAIVVSRAIAADRLVTIDHLGEDTTDRVRADANVSAYRTLLRRLGDEGLADRVEVSVKLSAFGQRLPKDGEKIALESARQVCEAAAAVGTTVTVDMEDHTTTDATLTTVGDLRLDFPWVGAVLQSHLRRTEGDCRDLAGPGSRVRLCKGAYDEPESVAYRSTAEVDLSYVRCLKILMAGQGLPMVATHDPRLVAIARHLAQRCGRSVGDYELQMLYGVRPHAQTDLAARGLRVRVYLPYGTEWFGYFMRRLAERPANLAFFARSLLTRG
- a CDS encoding amino acid permease produces the protein MNALLRRKPIEQIDEEPSGLQRTLGLWQLTAIGIGGIIGAGIFSLAGVVANEKAGPAVVISFLVAGIASAAAAFSYAEFAGLIPRAGSAYTYGYVVLGEFAAWFIGWDLLLEYTAIVSVVAIGISGYLGELLSYLGVSLPAWMLGAPGTEPEGVAPGTYSVDLFAALLCLLIAFVLTRGMRSAARFETFLVYLKVAVVLLVIGVGVFHINTENYDPFAPFGLTGAFAGAAVVFFAVFGYDAMSTAAEESKDSQKHMPKAIIYSLAISMVLYVLACLVLTGMVNYPDINTDAPFSAAFAGVGLPLLGAIIAAGAILGILTVLFTFLMGAARVGYAMSRDGLLPPWLSRTDPVHRQPTRITWTLGAVAAVIAGFLPIGDAAELTNIGILLAFIVVCISVIVLRYRRPDLPRSFRCPGMPVVPAIGVVFSIWLISFLEPLTYLRFAGWFLLGLLVYFFYSRRKSLLGRR